Proteins encoded within one genomic window of Mya arenaria isolate MELC-2E11 chromosome 13, ASM2691426v1:
- the LOC128215189 gene encoding uncharacterized protein LOC128215189, with product MVSLEPSGSHGRHRFHPSSWNPRQSSPTFSRKALLGGSDNNVMPYGGVGVPVPTSDCVMSWEEFLANVPGKTWNVIYGIIGDSDLFADKAKLQWTVTPAGRVNRAASFWSDDTNCTNINGDFERKDQTTATWSPVMTGGGLLTANRQDWLISSPPWKNLIFCICYDTTKIVGNKCPQVEVLLAVLDKRPADMNMHGIPDGDFDFTNTDWTAIEKVDELHRRANGTMRYSLVVILSVALVVQAPRPRNGHRHKGNNSRTHNARLGGPRNNILPNGQIGLPMPHENCVITWEQFTRHVVGKTWLAIYGINGDEATNPGKSFKAKLQWTVTPEGRVNRAASLWVDDGCINVNGDFVRQNPTRAIWAPAEEGFLLASNRLDMLVSDDPSKYLIFWICYDTRLSMGGKCAIVEAVILVLDQRVGDSNMDGIPDGDIVLTNTDWRAIERNSKRCIGERLVRDDMLGWEWYWKGPECPFVKE from the exons ATGGTGAGCCTCGAGCCATCAGGCAGCCATGGCAGACACCGCTTCCACCCGAGTTCCTGGAACCCAAGGCAGTCCTCCCCTACCTTCTCCCGCAAGGCTCTTCTTGGAGGGAGTGACAACAATGTGATGCCCTACGGAGGTGTTGGTGTTCCAGTGCCCACTTCGGACTGTGTGATGAGTTGGGAGGAGTTCCTTGCTAAC gttcCCGGTAAGACTTGGAATGTAATCTACGGTATAATCGGGGACAGTGACCTTTTCGCAGACAAAGCAAAGCTTCAGTGGACCGTTACGCCCGCTGGACGAGTCAACAGGGCAGCGAGCTTCTG GTCTGATGACACGAACTGTACCAACATCAACGGAGACTTTGAGCGGAAAGACCAGACAACTGCCACTTGGTCACCTGTTATGACAG GGGGAGGCCTCCTTACGGCAAACCGACAGGACTGGTTGATCAGTAGCCCTCCTTGGAAAAACCTCATCTTCTGCATCTGCTACGACACGACCAAGATTGTTGGAAACAAGTGCCCACAAGTTGAGGTCCTGTTGGCAGTGTTG GACAAGAGACCAGCTGACATGAACATGCACGGTATTCCTGATGGAGACTTTGATTTCACCAACACCGACTGGACGGCCATTGAAAAAGTCGATGAGCTCCATCGGAGAGCG AACGGAACAATGCGTTATTCACTCGTTGTGATTCTGAGTGTGGCATTGGTGGTGCAGGCGCCCCGCCCGAGAAACGGACACCGACACAAGGGAAATAACTCCCGCACACACAATGCTCGTCTTGGAGGACCGCGCAACAACATACTGCCCAATGGTCAAATTGGCCTTCCAATGCCTCATGAGAACTGTGTGATCACGTGGGAGCAATTTACGAGGCATGTTGTCGGGAAGACTTGGCTGGCTATCTATGGAATCAACGGCGATGAGGCTACAAATCCTGGAAAATCGTTCAAAGCAAAACTTCAGTGGACAGTCACTCCAGAGGGACGTGTGAACAGAGCTGCAAGTCTTTG ggTTGATGATGGTTGCATCAATGTCAATGGCGATTTCGTACGCCAGAACCCAACAAGAGCTATATGGGCGCCCGCAGAAG AGGGCTTTTTGCTCGCTTCTAACCGTTTGGACATGCTGGTCAGCGATGACCCTAGTAAGTACCTGATCTTCTGGATCTGCTACGACACCAGACTCTCCATGGGTGGCAAATGCGCCATCGTAGAGGCAGTCATTCTCGTTCTG GATCAGCGTGTAGGTGACTCAAACATGGACGGTATTCCCGACGGTGACATTGTCCTCACCAACACCGACTGGCGTGCGATTGAGAGGAATTCGAAGCGCTGCATCGGAGAGCGGTTAGTCAGAGATGACATGTTGGGCTGGGAGTGGTACTGGAAGGGACCAG AATGCCCGTTCGTGAAGGAGTAG